In Festucalex cinctus isolate MCC-2025b chromosome 17, RoL_Fcin_1.0, whole genome shotgun sequence, the genomic stretch ATGGATTCCTCTCTGCAAAGGAGAAGTGTTCACAAACACGACTTTGTGAACAATGTTTGAGCAAAATAGGATTTttgtggacataaaaaaaagtcatagaTGTTTGAGTCCAGCCCATGTGTTgatatttttgttcagtgtagaaaatggatggatggaggcttGTCTACATACGTaactgctcccaaaaacgtataaatacgttctattttaaatattaccagtgtcccaaagacgtatctatacgtttttttttatgctagagcatagagaaggctttaatgcagcccctgaactgaagagaacggttgaagcaatggtagttattacaaaaccggctagcagagtataagagatcaatcagggccatgttgcagcaagctgTTTTCGCCACagttttgaacatatttgtgaataatgatgaaacttagctatattctaatgctaattgctgtaaaacggaaacaagaTTGAAATATACTACTAAATGgactccaatctttcttttggtaggttccatgtttttatagcaatagaacacaaaattctacaggccttgcaaaatcggtcaaaatccagtaaaacagccgggagtaaaaggggttgcttcaagtGAAAATTGCTGTGATTAAATGAGTCACTGAATGCTTTGGGTCCTGTCTAGTGGAGAGTTCAAGCAAACGTGGCGAAGCAGCTTTTACCTGTGATGCTGCGTACAAATTGAATAAGTTGCCAATAGAAATCATCCCAAAGTATAAATGCTTTTAAGTCCAGGTCATTGcaattgcttttttattttttaagaattatcacaattattttttccttCCAGTGACCACTCCAGGTGAACATCCTCTATTGCACTGATAGTACGATATCGCCTATTGTGTATATCTGTGACTGCCCCCTCCGTCCAACTCCCTCACAGCGACTGATAATCCTCCTAGACAGCAACATCCCATCAAACCCTGACTCATAACGTCTAAATCTTTTGGCCTCTTGAACCTTTTTCTGGGTTCTTGACAACGTCCTCagccaaaagctgaccatgtttTTTCTTACTTCACGTCTGTTGTAATTACTCACCGCAAGACAAGGCAGGGGCGGACAATCTGCGGTGCATCTTATTGGCTTGTCATTTGGTGAAATAAATGATGATTTCCATATGATAAAGACGGCGACGCTTCTTATTAAATCGTGTCACGTTGCGCTCCAGCACAGTTTGATTTTACTTTACTGAACGTTATTTTTCTAGTAAAGAGCCCCTCAGCACGTGCTCGTCTTCACACTCAAATTCTCACATTTGCACCCGAGAGGCCCTTTTGGTATTGAGCTACTGTCATTGGCAAAAAGCGACTTGATCAGTTTGatgctgggaaaaaaacaaaaaacaaattaatggcATGTGTATCCTTTTGGATGCTATGTTGCAATATAGGCTTATGCAGAGAAACTTCCAAGATTGAATGAGTCACTTTTGGATGGTAGTCAAGCTCCAATTTGGTCagacttgggggaaaaaaaaaaaaaaagtgtcccatAGGAAATCAAATCACCCTATAGCAATAACGCAATCTGTCTTATTCTATCTCTTAAGTGTCACGAAAATTCCcttttaaaaaaaccaaaataaagGTTCCAATGTCAAGCAAAGTAAGTAAATCTGTGTCACTGTGGCCAACAAAACAAACCTTGTAAAACAATACGGCAAAAGTAACTAAGAGCTCTTTATTTCCATAGACAACATAACattacattaatttattttttattttttttgttccacgtATGCCCACAATCAGAGAAAAGATCACCATCTGTAAAAGATTATTGAGGTTAATACTTCTTTTTCGTCTTTTCTTTGGGATTTAAGAGCTGCCAGCGAAGGCATAATACACAATACATAATCCCACCTAAAAAAACGCAGGTAATGCAAGACCAACTCAAATCAACAATGGAAAGAGCGGAATAAGCAGCGAGTGAGGATTACTTTGGAGTATTTGGTATACAGTACGGGCACCACAAGTACCCTGGAAACGTTCATTTCCTGGGGAAGGTTTGACAAGACCTGCCATTTCAGGTTTTTTTGGGGTCAGTATTTAACTCCTTCAACATCTTTTTAGATTGTaaaatattaacacattcattgccagaccagcaaaaaaaatgcattatttgacgtcttttttttccgtcaatggcagtgaatgagttaaataatgaGAAATAAGCCTGTGGTTCTGTCTTCTTATCTATTTTGTGCACACTTATCTGTATACAGTTACATCTGTTATGCTTCAGATTATTGTCAAAATGGGGTTTCCCTGCTTTGTGACAAAGATACATAAGGATACAaatgttgtcgttttttttttcgacaatggATTTCTCATAAATTGTagcatccaaaacattattGACACTTAAGGTACCATATGTTCCTGATGGTCTTGTGCCTATGAGAAAGGGGAAggcgaagaaaaaaaagaaaccttttaactcatttgctcccaataacgtgtaaatacgttttttttttttatgttctaagtgtcccaaagacgtatttatacatttttttttatgctagagcatacagaaggctttgatgcagcctctcaactgcaaagaacggttgtagaaatggtagttattacacaaacggccagcaggtggcagcagagcaattgctgcaaaacggaagcagatagaaacatactttttttttttttttccccctgatgaaagaagaaactttaatctttcttttgataggttccatgcttttatagcaatagaacacgatattctgtgggccttacaaaatcagtcaaaatccagtaaaacagtcggcagcgaacgggattgcgaaatgtgaaaatggcggcgagtgaatgagttaaaggaggCACAGCataaacctggaaaaaaaagatgtactttTATTAGCTTATATGTGCAAtatcaaagtttaaaaaaaatgcaatgggcTCATAGGTTAAATTTGTTGAGTTTTTGTGATAAGATTTCATAAAGTATTATTTAAAGTGCCCCAGTGCCCACTTGTCCATGCCCCTATTTCCGAGCGCCTGGCACGTTAATGATCTCTGGTTTCAAATCTGACACCTAAAACCATGTCCACACTCTTTCAAGTAATCGTTAGATTTATGTAAATGGGCCAGAAAACAAAGTGTGTCATGTTTTGTACGCGTCTTCGAATGTGAGCAGCAACTAAGTCAAAGGTTTTTTCGAGCGTAAAACCACGATGGACTGCCGCTCTTGATGTGAGTCCGTTTTCCAGAGCAAAACATGACTCCCACATGGCCAGACAGGCTGCTGTTGCGATTACTTTCACAGCACAGCCACACGTTAGTAAAATTTGTAATGTTATGAGAAGATGTGATATGATGACAGACCACTGCAGAATGTTCTTTCAATCAGGTCCGTCTGAAGCATttgttagtgtgtgtgtgtgtgtgcgcgctttCTCCCACTCGACTACTTAAATTTCATTGCTCTCGGACCTGATTCCTCGGCACAAAACACAGACTATTGCTTCCTCCCATACTTCCTGTTGCCTCTGttcttttttcctccctccGTTATCCATCATCCACACTTTCTTCCTGTCATTTTGTCCCTTTCTCTTGCTCTTGTTGAATTCCGTAGCCGAGCGGCCATTCAAAAATCTTCGTTTTCTCAACACCGGCATCCACGTGCGACGTTACGCGCAAGTCACAATGAGAGGCAAGTTGCAGGAATGCTTCTGTTCTCCCAGACAGCCGATCGATTACGTCCATCATGGAAAGTTATGATGATGTGCTTTCTTGCATCGACATGGGAGGAAAAATATAAAGGAGGATGTTAGCGATGCTAGCTTAGCCTTCAACGGGACAGTTCCGAATTTGTGGATTTTGCCAGCTCCAATGTTTTGTCCCACTTTTACATAGGTCCCGTCCcattctcccttttttttttagtccgtGTCTGTCGGTCAAGCTAATCACTAGcaggcttgttttcatcatataGTAACTAGAGCTGCTGCTGCATCggaggatggttggaagtcggacttttccgacatTACGCCGcgatctccctgcatgaaattatacggtgaactacagagctgatgaagcaaaattgtgagaaggcaagttcaaaatgagttttgatgaccaacatataaaacaatttatcactatccgccattttggttgtttcgaCTCGAATGCTTTCgggtcagaactgggaaaaaccaactgggataaatccgacttccgaccatccttgaatgctgCATCAGTCCGAGTTCAGTGCCtaagaattatggggaatgtagtcctactagcccAATGCTGCGGTcgctcgggatgtaacgatacccaaacatcacgatatgatattatcacaatatgaaggttccaatattgtggggggttcacgatatttaaaaaacatcaaaatatagttaaacaaaaaaagagcccatactaaaaaaaaagcagaatattgttgttgtgtttttgtacataacagcaatgcatataaaccacctacaatctctaataacattaaggcacttacttgctaatgcaagcacacattgatcgcttcacaagcaaattagtttCCCCCTCATCGGACAATTAGaatagattttaacacattcattgccagaccagcaaaaaatgcatcatttgacgtctttttccgtcaatggcagtgaatgagttaaacaaaggccaaaacatccctaatgaaaatttaattgcactcataaactagccactagagggtgctagaactgcacaaatggaaatcaactcgactttttttttaacataaatgtTCCttctaaatattgtgaacatgacgacgacgatattgtggcagtttgaatatcacgatatcacgatattgcctttatcgttacatccctagcggtCGCCCATCAGAGCCGACGGATAAAGTCGGTAATGGTGAGTGATTGGCTTGTTTagcactgttgaactgtcaaccaagatagcatttagcattagctaatgtACAAACACAACCACCGGTTGACGAGCGATTAAGTTTGTCATGAATAGTTCCTGGTAAGAATTTATTGTATGTTTGATTTCCAGCAAAATTGCAgtcgttttaattttaaaaatacctcagattaaaaaaggaaatacaaCCTTTGTAAATGGCTTAGTTGTCAGCTGCCCCCTCTACATCTGGCCATGTTGTGTCGAACCCCTCAACTCAAGTCGACAGATAAGCTCCAGTGATGGATCCTCGGTGTCACGAGGCCGAGCTCGGCCTATCTATTACGGCCCCAACAGCCGTTTCATGTGGCCGTCTGTGTATACGTGTTGAACGGCTTACACTTGTGTGGGCAACGAGACGGATGGTTCACACATTTCAGGGTCCAAAGGTTTTTGGGGGAGCTTCGTGTGGAAAGTGAGCATATCAGTGGGAGGAGAGCAGTTAAAGAGATAGGGGAAAGATGGAGAGTGACACATCtggacaggaaaaaaacaaaacaaatcaatcagTCGTGTACTGTATATCAACATTGAATGGATATTTACAAAACTGAAAACTATTTATGACAGCGTGTTTTGGTTAATGGTCGCCGTTGATAGCTAATGACGTGCCGAAGCCAAAATCTTCCGGTTAGATATTTTGGCCCCCAGCTACATCAGTGAAAACAATGCCGCCCTCCATTGTTGTGTAACTGCTTGATTTTCGGACTCAGGGGGCACGCGGTGTGGTTTTCATTTTCTCATGTTGCTGGATGGCGGCAGCAAAGCAATTTGAAGTCACTTTCATTAGCGCATTCTGCTTCTTCGCAGGCATTAAAACACCACCTTTTGaatacaaacactttttttttctgagaactTAAACCCCCCCCCACAATCAGCACTCAATCACATTTTCCTTCACCCTCGACAACAAACATACCTCATTACGTTTTTATGCTTATCATGCTTGGTCTGTGCTTCATTTTCCAgattttattaactctttgactgccaaaaacgtttaatcacgcttaataaaatcacaacgtatgccgccataaacgttaaatgacgtcgactaagtttttttttttttttcatcaatgggcagtgcaacatctaagtgcaacgctgcctggtcaataggttgtggaatcaaaaacactctctaactatggccaccagatggcagcattgtatcgctTCAATGGGCCgcccgtgtatcaaattacaacgaaagaggacgaaatctgatgaaatggaacgttttcaaggatgacgtgaatgataacgttttgataatgtgtggcagtaaaagagttaactaaGAGTTTGAATCAGTCCACATCTGTCATTAGAATGGATCATGTAATTCGGATGCCTGTACATTGGGTCCTCAAGTTCCGGATAAACGGTATTTGTACGGAAGTCGGAATGTTACATAGTCATAATTCCAGTAAATATTTGGATGAAAAACGCCTTTATGATTATAATGGAAAACGGTAATTTTGGCAGGAACTCCTGCACAACCGTTCATCGTTTTTCGTCACGAATGTGTTTTTCAAATTAAGCCTCACAGACATTAGAAAAGACAAACTGCTGTGGCATTTTTCTACTTTTCTACTTGTATTAAATAATTCATCGTAAGATTCACAAGTGTCAGCGAGCAattgaaatgtgactttttcGCAGACATTTACGTTAGCAATCGTAGCATTTTGCAGCAACTCCAATGTCAGACCCTCGCTCCATTAGtcgtacaaaaaaataacatcgcAACAAACAACGCAAACATCCCTCGGAAAGtccgtttttattccaaataaTGGGGTGCGTATTTATCAGGAGGAACTTGGACTGCGTGCAGATGAATTTGAAACTCTACCTGCATGTCCGGAGATTGAAATAATCAATGAAGTTACGCTGCAGTGCCTCTTGCATAAATGTGCGCCGTGCGTCTCATCATCATGCGAAGAAGCACTTTTGTTCCGAGCCTCATTGGAGGAACGTACAGataagtgtgtatgtgtgtgcatgtgtactAATCATCCTCTTCTCCAGctctataatttatttttggacatttggcTCGCGACATTATTGAGAGTTTTTGCTCCCCCAGACTTTCTCTTTGATGTATTTTGGAGCCCCACAAGAACCAGCAGATGGCACTACTCCCgcttttatagattttataaGTAATACAGACTCATcggtttttcttttcatagcTAAGTTTAGACAAGAAGTTCATCTGAAAATGAATGTGAATATATAAACTTCATCATCCTGatggttttgttttggattAATTTACTTGGCGTCTGTCTGACCTCTTTTACATGGGTTCCTTCATCCCCAAGTTTGGCATTTAGTTGAATCTGTTTGACATTTACTTTCATCTGAAGTTCGCCAAGTAAAATATcgtccatattaaaaaaaaaaaaaaaaaaaaaaaaaatagcacacagTGGAAAATGTCGATAGATATCTAGACCATGACTTAAGCACTTTGGCTCTATCATTCCCTTTAAGTTATCAAGTTCTGAAGCCATTTGTATTTggatgctaaccaaaacagcagcacctattgAGACACTAACATAAAGTGTGGATGCGCACAATCTTTTAGTTACCAATTGAAGGCCAAAAAGGATTATATGACTtggggctgggcgatatggccaaaaaataaaatcgcgatttttgcagtcattcaggacgattacgattttaatcgatttgaACCTAATgcatccaacaaacgtttattttaaggtttcatttattaactcatttacccccaaaaacgtataaatacgttctattttaaatattatcacactgccaaagatgtatttacacgttttggctttgatgcagcctctgaactgaagagaatgcttgacgtAATGGCCGTTACTATAAAAACGGCAAGCAGGTGGCAGCCTgcagatcaaaaagctctttcccccgctattttaaacagatttgtgaataatgatgaaacttagccatattctaatgcaaattgatgcaaaatggaaacggatagaaatatgcttttttttttttttttttcctgacgaaagaagaggctctaatctttcttttggtagattccatgtttttatagcaataggacacaatattctatgggccttgcaaaatcagtccaaatcgaataaaacagcaaaaatgtcctgggagtgaatgagttaaaaaataattcctgtgcaaaaatgttcagacgccagtaacgtatactgattctagatccGTTTTAACATgcacttaacattcatagtttgtgcttaaatgccacaattaagttgTTGTAAACAAACTCGATTttacgatttagcaaattttcaacgattcgattttttttaaaatgccgatgtatcgaattaatttgatttattgcccagccctaatctgacttgtttgttttctccttgtaaacattttcacttaaacATGCATGCATATTATTCTAAAAACGTATAATTTGATATTCCATATTTTTGGGACACTGCAATATCCACATACTGACTACAATTTGTGTTATTAAGTGGGTAATGCAGTTATATAAGGACAAGGTGTTGGATTCTTACAGTATTGGCAAGAAAATCATTTATAAGCGCTacactcttcttttttttttttttttttttttttttttctcgctctCCTGCTATAAAAATGTAAGTattgtcagcattttttttttttcttactgcaATAAACACATCACATCACCCACCCCTCCCAAAAGCCTCCGTCGGGCCCCACGGAGCCTCACCGCCTCCTGCCGCTACCAGCTGACACGAGAGAGAAGGGGAAGAAAATAAAGTGGGaggcaaaaagaaaacaaggctTCTGGGAAAACAAACACGGGCCGATTACTTGGCACTTGTCCGTTAACTCTTTCCTTGACGTCAAGTGTATGAAAACGTTACATGAATGCAAAACAATTCATGTTGAatagtattttcatttttattgcaaatacagatacaaaaaaaatctttaaagacagtacaaatactttgcaaaaagAGCAGAAGTGTGGGGAACGTGATACGGAGAGGAacgaaaaaaaagcaaaacatataCACTGTAAAAACCTTCTCAATTAAATCATATTTTCCAGTTCTTTCATCCTTAGTTCAATTTAAAgacaaataacacattttataaTATAGCCCCCACGACCCACAAAGAAAGGCAAATACATCCTTAAAATAGAGATTTAGGCAAGATAAATAAAGAACAAAGAAGATTACAGCACGTACCATTTTGTATTAGTACCCCCTGGGTTTAAAATCCAAATGAGGACGATGAGATATGCTGTGTaccttgtttaaaaacaaaacaaaacaaaaaataataataagactaaaatgcaaaataattcactcacaataaaattaaaggaaataaataaatagtttttaaCGGGCAAGGCTGAGGATTGGGGTTATATCAGCACAGAAGGAGACAGCAGGCAGAGGGGCAGCCAAGAGGTCAAAGGTGACTTCCTGTAGCTGTCAAACACGCTGCTGGCCGGTAAGTGTAATCTCAGCGGTTGGCGCACACGCAGTCGCGCACGTATATAAAATGACCCGAATTCAAGGCACGCGGGTGGTCGGAACGGTCGTGGTCACCGTCTGCAATGTTGTACGATTCCGACACTGATGATCAATAAATGTAAGTTAGATTGgaaaaaagtaggaaataattGAAACCAAAGAGCAGATGTTCGTTGTCATTTTGAACCGATATATAACCTTTTTTCGTTTTGAACCGATATATAACCTTTTTTCGTTTTGAACCGATATATAACcgtcataaacataaacaaactgCCAGCGTATGaagacaaaaccaaaacatacaAAGTACCTACAGAAATATTAACAATCAAATCCTCACAGAGGACTTTCTCAAGTCTTTTCATctctctaaaaatatatatccatAAAGATTCTATCATGGTACAATAGCAAGGCACGGCGTGAGCCAATCACGAGTCCCACTCGGTGACGTCAAGTGTCTTTCGGGATGTCTCATTGGAGTAAAATGTTTTCGGATCCACGTATGTGGCTGTACATGTGTGGACGACGtattttggggggagggggttcATGGTCTGGTGAGCTGGGTGTATACCGGTGCCTGCTCCCAGTGCTGGGGGCTGCTCTGGGGGATGGAGGGCACCCCGGCGTTGTCGGCAATGGGCGTGTACATGGGCCTCTGGCTGGGGCTGCTCATGTAGCTGAAAGTCGAGTAGAGGCCCGAACCCTGGGCCGCCCCCGCGTGGCTGTAGAACGAGGGCGCTCCCCCCTGGTGGTCGGCGAAGTCGTACTGCTGCGCCCTGGAGATGGCCGGGTACGACGTGGGGCTGTAGTGCTGGATGCTGAAGGGGCTGTAGGCCACGTGCTGCGGCGAGCCCTGCTGCTCGCTGAAGTGGCTCGGGCTCAGCTGCTCCGTCTTGATCTGGGTCCTGTGCTGAGCCTGACCCGCCTCGGAACCGGCGCCACCCGCGGTGGCCCCCAGGGAGGTGAGGGTGTGCTGTTGCTGCTGTCCTTGCTGGCTTTTAGGCATCCAGGCGGCTCCTGCCGTCGGGCTGACCGGAGCGCCGCTGACGCTGTAGCTGCCGGTGTAGGCGACGGGGGTCCCGGGCCCGCTGACGGAACCCGGGTGGCCGTTGGGCGGGAGGTACTGGTCGAACTCGTTGACGTCGAAGGTCTCGATGTGGGAGATGACGTCGCTGCTCAGCTCGCCGATGTCCACGTCGCGGAAGTCGATGTTCAGTTGCCGCTGGCCGGTGCCGTCAGGGAGGGATCTGAGACCCCCTTCGCGCTTTAGGTCCATCTTGCCTGAGCTGACATCAGTTTTTGGGGTAGTGGGAGGGGTTGGGGGTCCCTGGGAACCTGGAGAGTTAAAACAAGATAACACTTGATTGTAAGTTTGTCCATACAGATTGCGCCTTATGTTTTCCTTCCTCATTcctgttttcttatttttcatcgAAGAAAATCAGGGCACTATTTAGcgaaccgccaggcttcccgTTCTATCTCCCTCTGTTAGTCATTAATATTTTTCACGTTTCTGTGTTGTGACCATGAAGACAAATTCCTTGcgtgtttttaaatactttgccAATAAATCTATATACAGTGATGAGGCTGATTGGAGCTCATGATGTCACATTCAAGGCCCCACCCACTTACCcacacacaaatgtagtactgcttgtttgtgtgcgtgtgtttagcTTTAACtacaaatcaatttatttatttgctttatgTTTTAATAGATGGCCAGTAAGGTAAATTTTTGTCACTGGccaaattgtagttattttccATTTGGACagtgaataaatataaatatttgccTCATATTACCAACAAATTGATTTTGAAAcagaagccaaaaaaaaaaaaaaaaatctattttttcagttattttgaaGTGGAGATTTGTCATAAAAATGCTAGCCATATCTCAATATTACTAAAAATAGACCATTtgcgatttttaatttttttttttgtgtcattttggtTTGCCTTCatgggccacataaaatgaagtGGCGGGCCAAATCTGGCCCCCGAGCCTTGTGTTCGACaccttttgttttaattagggatgttcgataccactttttttcagaccctcagtactcaccgataccaactgccgataccagtagtacattttgacaaataaaaaaatcactaaaagatatttttaaacaaatatatttttttaattttgacaaaaaaaaaaaaaaaaaacagcacagtcactcttcaatagtcttaacgctcaaaataaaacacaaaaatgctctttttagtttaagattgacaattttgaagtatttccaaaccggtgaggttttggtgaaaaactactACAAGCttgcgccacttacaggcaaggaggactcacttaaaacGTCTtgcccctctgccatcgctcgcttgtactcgtctgcgtcacgagtacttgaaaaaaggctggtatcggcccgataccgatacctggtatcggtactcgcccatccctatactatactatagtgtttgttttcttatatttaataacatttcaattaccaaaaaaaataaataatggaaatagCTTATGAGTAAAACTAAGCCTTTGCCCAAATGTTGAATCCAAGCTCACCTGAGTGCTCCCCGGGAGAGTGCACCTCTCCCAAGCTGGATGCCGGCGAGTCGGCCTGCTGCAGCGCTTTAAAGATGGCGGTGGGCGAGATGTGAGTTTGCTCGCTGCCGTCCTCCGCCTCGCTCTGGCCGCTCTTCACCGACTTCCTCCGCCTCGGCTGGTACTTGTAGTCGGGGTGATCCTTCTTGTGCTGCACGCGGAGCCGCTCTGCCTCCTCCACGAACGGCCGCTTCTCGCCCTCGTTGAGAAGTCTGTGCGTCaccaaaaacgacaacaaaacaaaaatgagcgGGAAGTTGATCCAAATGTGGAGGGAAAAGGAGACGATGTGGAAACTTACCTCCAAAGTTTGCCCAAGGTTTTGCTGAGCTCGGCGTTGTGCAGGTGCGGGTACTGGTCGGCCAGCTTCCTCCGCGCGGCTTGAGCCCAAACCATGAAGGCGTTCATCGGTCTCTTCACGTGAGGCTTGTTCTTGCTAGATCCGTTCACGCGCACCGGCATCGGCACCAGCGTCCAGTCGTAGCCCTTGAGCACCTGGGACACGGCGTCGCGGATGCAAGCCGGGAACTTGTCGTCGTCCTCGTCCTTCTTGAAGTCGCCCAATGCCGCCTCCACGCGGAGCAGCGCGTTCTCCGACGGCCGCGTGTTCTCGGCGTCCGAGCCGGAGCCGGAGCCGGAGCCGCAGCCGGAGCCGGAGCCGGCGCCGGACGGGCACGGCGAGCCCGCGGAGTCCTCGGACATGCTCGGGCTCGGGGCATCGGAGAGACACTTGTCTTGTTCCTCCGACATCTTCAGGTAGGGGTCGAGAAGATTCATACGAGAAACGGGTTGCGGCCGAGTTTACGCGTGAAACGGGAACGGCGGACGGCGGCGCCTCgcgagaagggggaaaaaaaaaaaaaaaaaaaaaaagtctttaaaagCGACTTTGAAATCTCGTCACGTCCCTTTTTGCTGCGTCAACTTGATTTGGTGAATAAACGTCCAAATCACTGCGtcgctccacaaaaaaaaaaaaaaaaaacccaaaacaaatcaACTCTAACTGCAATTCTGTCGGATGAAATCGATTTTGTAAAGTTCTCCTTGCTCGCCTCCAAATAGAATCCCAGAACGCGCGAAGTGCTCTGAAGTGCAAAGTTGCTCGCGCACGCGCTTTATAAGAGCGTTACCATGGCGCGCGAGGAAGCCCGAAGGTGATTGGCGGGCGGCGCGTGACGTCAACTTGAAGGAATTTGATACCATCACTTTCTCCTTCTTGTGTACCAGCGCACACGCGCGCATGCTCATTGCGCACCGCGGCTGATGGggttaaatatgtaaaatagtcATATTTTTGAGCAGGCgtataaataaattca encodes the following:
- the LOC144004972 gene encoding transcription factor Sox-9-B-like; amino-acid sequence: MNLLDPYLKMSEEQDKCLSDAPSPSMSEDSAGSPCPSGAGSGSGCGSGSGSGSDAENTRPSENALLRVEAALGDFKKDEDDDKFPACIRDAVSQVLKGYDWTLVPMPVRVNGSSKNKPHVKRPMNAFMVWAQAARRKLADQYPHLHNAELSKTLGKLWRLLNEGEKRPFVEEAERLRVQHKKDHPDYKYQPRRRKSVKSGQSEAEDGSEQTHISPTAIFKALQQADSPASSLGEVHSPGEHSGSQGPPTPPTTPKTDVSSGKMDLKREGGLRSLPDGTGQRQLNIDFRDVDIGELSSDVISHIETFDVNEFDQYLPPNGHPGSVSGPGTPVAYTGSYSVSGAPVSPTAGAAWMPKSQQGQQQQHTLTSLGATAGGAGSEAGQAQHRTQIKTEQLSPSHFSEQQGSPQHVAYSPFSIQHYSPTSYPAISRAQQYDFADHQGGAPSFYSHAGAAQGSGLYSTFSYMSSPSQRPMYTPIADNAGVPSIPQSSPQHWEQAPVYTQLTRP